In Kineococcus sp. NBC_00420, a single genomic region encodes these proteins:
- a CDS encoding RDD family protein, with protein MSAAGPVGEPVGEIVTGEAVVLGLRAASFASRMLSALLDAVIVGLVFGALLWGTSALLSDTDEAASAAITLAETVLCFVGIPVAVETATRGRTVGKLVMGVRVVRDDGGPVRFRHSLVRAVLGLFELWSLAGSPAIICSLITQRGKRVGDLLAGTYVVRERSSARHVPLPPMPPELAGWARTADIGRLPLDTTTAARQFLARTATLNPASRTALGLQLAGALIPFVNPAPPAQADPERFLVAVLVERRDRDFERMQRREARTRELERTIGRA; from the coding sequence GTGAGTGCTGCTGGCCCGGTCGGGGAACCCGTCGGCGAGATCGTCACCGGTGAGGCCGTCGTCCTCGGCCTGCGCGCGGCGTCGTTCGCGTCCCGGATGCTCTCCGCGCTGCTGGACGCCGTGATCGTCGGCCTCGTCTTCGGCGCGCTGCTGTGGGGGACGTCGGCGCTGCTCTCCGACACCGACGAGGCCGCCTCCGCGGCGATCACGCTGGCCGAGACGGTGCTCTGCTTCGTCGGCATCCCCGTCGCGGTCGAGACCGCGACCCGCGGGCGCACGGTGGGCAAGCTCGTCATGGGCGTCCGCGTCGTGCGCGACGACGGCGGCCCGGTGCGCTTCCGGCACTCCCTCGTGCGCGCCGTCCTGGGGCTCTTCGAACTCTGGAGCCTGGCGGGCAGCCCGGCGATCATCTGCTCGCTGATCACCCAGCGGGGCAAGCGGGTCGGCGACCTGCTGGCCGGGACCTACGTCGTGCGCGAACGCAGTTCCGCCCGCCACGTCCCGCTGCCGCCGATGCCGCCGGAACTGGCGGGCTGGGCCCGCACCGCCGACATCGGCCGGCTCCCGCTCGACACCACGACGGCGGCCCGGCAGTTCCTCGCCCGCACGGCCACCCTCAACCCCGCTTCGCGGACCGCGCTGGGCCTCCAGCTCGCCGGGGCGCTGATCCCGTTCGTGAACCCCGCCCCGCCCGCGCAGGCCGACCCGGAACGCTTCCTCGTGGCCGTCCTCGTCGAACGTCGCGACCGCGACTTCGAGCGGATGCAACGTCGCGAGGCGCGGACCCGAGAACTCGAACGGACGATCGGGCGGGCCTAG
- a CDS encoding S9 family peptidase, which yields MDSHGSWTSPLTADAVAAAALRLTAVALDGEGRTWWSEGRPAEGGRVAVMRRDPDGGVVEATPSLDARTRVHEYGGGSWGLVRSAQGEVGVVAASAGDQRWFHVSAPHRAPRPLTPADGVRYADPVQVGDGVVLVAEDVSGEVPRRALVHVPLDGSGPRELFSGPRFLAAPRLSPDGTRLVWISWEHPDMPWQATLLWEASVVDGGLRDVRVLAGQDQRQSLVHPGFAPDGTVLVVSDRDGWWNLHEVVDGGLRPVLPEAAEQGFPPWVFATTSWAALDAERIALIHAADVGYRLDVVHRGSGELHRLDLPFTAWTPVLAAVDGRIAAIAASPTTPAAVVLLDPATSAVDVVRSAAAAPDPAYLPVPRPLEVSSSGRTVHAHHYPPTHPDHVDGGPAPHVLFVHGGPTAQSQAAYSPEVAFFTSRGIGVVDVQYGGSTGYGRAYREALDGNWGIVDVEDCAAVARRLVADGLAPAGQVGIRGGSAGGFTVLAALTGTDAFSAGTSYYGVADLRALAAETHDFESRYLDSLVGPLPQAEAVYVERAPLSHVDDLSCPVLLLQGADDPVVPRAQAEAFADALARKGLPHALLVFPGEQHGFRRAENVVASLEAELSFYGQVWGFVPPGVPRLQLR from the coding sequence GTGGACTCGCACGGCTCCTGGACCTCACCTCTCACCGCCGACGCCGTCGCCGCGGCGGCACTGCGGTTGACCGCCGTCGCCCTCGACGGGGAGGGGCGTACGTGGTGGTCCGAGGGCCGTCCCGCCGAGGGGGGCCGGGTGGCCGTGATGCGCCGCGACCCCGACGGCGGGGTCGTCGAGGCGACCCCGTCCCTGGACGCGCGGACCCGGGTCCACGAGTACGGCGGCGGCTCCTGGGGGCTGGTCCGGTCCGCGCAGGGCGAGGTCGGGGTCGTCGCGGCCTCGGCGGGCGACCAGCGCTGGTTCCACGTCAGCGCCCCGCACCGCGCGCCGCGCCCGCTGACCCCGGCCGACGGGGTCCGCTACGCCGATCCCGTGCAGGTGGGGGACGGGGTGGTGCTCGTCGCCGAGGACGTCTCCGGTGAGGTCCCCCGGCGCGCCCTCGTGCACGTCCCGCTCGACGGTTCCGGCCCGCGGGAACTCTTCAGCGGGCCGCGGTTCCTGGCCGCGCCGCGGCTCTCCCCGGACGGGACGCGACTGGTCTGGATCAGCTGGGAACACCCCGACATGCCGTGGCAGGCGACCCTGTTGTGGGAGGCCTCCGTCGTCGACGGGGGACTGCGCGACGTGCGGGTGCTGGCCGGGCAGGACCAGCGGCAGTCCCTGGTCCACCCGGGTTTCGCCCCCGACGGCACCGTCCTCGTGGTCAGCGACCGCGACGGCTGGTGGAACCTGCACGAAGTGGTCGACGGCGGGCTGCGTCCGGTGCTGCCCGAGGCCGCCGAACAGGGTTTCCCGCCGTGGGTGTTCGCGACGACGTCCTGGGCGGCGCTGGACGCCGAGCGGATCGCGCTGATCCACGCGGCCGACGTCGGGTACCGCCTCGACGTGGTCCACCGGGGTTCCGGGGAACTGCACCGCCTCGACCTGCCGTTCACGGCCTGGACCCCGGTGCTCGCCGCCGTGGACGGCCGGATCGCCGCGATCGCGGCCTCGCCGACCACCCCCGCCGCGGTCGTCCTGCTGGACCCGGCGACCTCGGCCGTGGACGTCGTGCGGTCGGCCGCCGCGGCACCCGACCCCGCCTACCTCCCCGTCCCGCGCCCGCTCGAGGTGTCCAGTTCCGGGCGGACCGTCCACGCCCACCACTACCCGCCGACGCACCCCGACCACGTGGACGGCGGGCCCGCCCCGCACGTCCTGTTCGTGCACGGCGGACCCACGGCGCAGTCGCAGGCCGCGTACTCGCCGGAGGTCGCGTTCTTCACCTCCCGCGGCATCGGGGTCGTCGACGTCCAGTACGGCGGGTCCACCGGGTACGGCCGCGCGTACCGCGAGGCCCTCGACGGCAACTGGGGGATCGTCGACGTCGAGGACTGCGCCGCCGTGGCCCGCCGGCTCGTCGCCGACGGTCTCGCCCCGGCCGGGCAGGTGGGCATCCGGGGTGGCAGCGCCGGCGGATTCACCGTCCTCGCGGCATTGACCGGGACCGACGCGTTCTCCGCCGGGACCTCCTACTACGGGGTGGCGGACCTGCGGGCGCTGGCCGCCGAGACCCACGACTTCGAGTCCCGCTACCTCGACTCCCTGGTCGGTCCGCTGCCCCAGGCCGAGGCGGTGTACGTCGAGCGGGCGCCGCTGTCCCACGTCGACGACCTGTCCTGCCCGGTCCTGCTGCTGCAGGGAGCCGACGACCCGGTGGTCCCGCGGGCCCAGGCCGAGGCGTTCGCCGACGCGTTGGCCCGCAAGGGGTTGCCGCACGCGCTGCTGGTGTTCCCCGGTGAGCAGCACGGGTTCCGCCGGGCCGAGAACGTCGTCGCCTCGCTCGAGGCGGAACTGTCGTTCTACGGGCAGGTCTGGGGTTTCGTCCCGCCCGGCGTCCCGCGGCTGCAGCTGCGCTGA
- the gap gene encoding type I glyceraldehyde-3-phosphate dehydrogenase, which produces MTRIAINGFGRIGRNTLRALLTRGSDLELVAVNDLSAPGTLAHLLRYDSSLGRFDRTVEVEGSDLVVDGRRVRVLAEREPADLPWAELGVDLVLESTGRFTAAGAARAHLRAGARKVLVSAPADGADVTLAYGVNTGAYDAQAHTIVSNASCTTNALAPLASVLDDLAGIEHGFMTTVHAYTQEQNLQDGPHRDLRRARAAGVNIVPTTTGAAKAIGLVLPNLAGKLSGDSIRVPVPVGSIVELNTTVARDVTREQVLAAYRAAADGPLNGILEFSEEPLVSSDITGRPASAVFDSALTRVDGRHVKVVAWYDNEWGFSNRVVDTLELLAR; this is translated from the coding sequence ATGACCCGCATCGCCATCAACGGTTTCGGCCGCATCGGCCGCAACACCCTGCGCGCCCTCCTCACCCGCGGGAGCGACCTGGAACTCGTCGCCGTCAACGACCTGAGCGCCCCCGGGACGCTGGCGCACCTGCTGCGCTACGACTCCTCCCTCGGCCGGTTCGACCGCACCGTCGAGGTCGAGGGTTCCGACCTCGTCGTCGACGGGCGGCGCGTGCGCGTGCTCGCCGAACGCGAGCCGGCGGACCTGCCCTGGGCGGAACTCGGGGTCGACCTCGTCCTGGAGTCGACGGGACGCTTCACCGCGGCCGGCGCCGCGCGGGCCCACCTGCGGGCCGGGGCCCGCAAGGTCCTGGTCAGCGCCCCCGCCGACGGTGCGGACGTGACCCTGGCCTACGGCGTGAACACCGGCGCCTACGACGCGCAGGCCCACACGATCGTCTCCAACGCCTCGTGCACGACGAACGCGCTGGCCCCGCTGGCCTCGGTCCTCGACGACCTCGCCGGGATCGAGCACGGGTTCATGACGACCGTCCACGCCTACACCCAGGAGCAGAACCTGCAGGACGGCCCGCACCGCGACCTGCGGCGCGCCCGCGCGGCCGGGGTGAACATCGTCCCGACGACGACGGGCGCCGCGAAGGCCATCGGGCTGGTCCTGCCGAACCTGGCGGGGAAGCTGTCCGGCGACTCGATCCGGGTCCCCGTGCCGGTCGGCTCGATCGTCGAGCTCAACACCACGGTGGCCCGCGACGTCACCCGCGAGCAGGTCCTCGCCGCCTACCGCGCCGCCGCCGACGGGCCCCTGAACGGGATCCTCGAGTTCTCCGAGGAACCCCTGGTGTCCAGCGACATCACCGGCCGACCCGCCTCCGCGGTGTTCGACTCCGCCCTGACCCGGGTCGACGGCCGCCACGTCAAGGTCGTCGCCTGGTACGACAACGAGTGGGGCTTCTCGAACCGGGTCGTCGACACCCTGGAACTCCTGGCGCGCTGA
- a CDS encoding GlxA family transcriptional regulator, whose protein sequence is MAGTGGAHRVAVLVLDGAKPLDVGIPAQVFSRRPSMPYEVRVCGARPGAVRGGDGLAYQVAEGLEALQEADTVFVPGYRDPATTRPAPEVVEALRAAHARGARLAAISTGAFALAATGLLDGLRATTHWHYARALAQRHPAVRVDENVLFVDEGSVLTSAGAASGLDLCLHLVRRDHGVGLSNHTARRLVTAPYRSGGQAQYVPRSVPEPVDDLYAGTREWVLRHLGQPLTLEALARHARVSARTFSRRFLEGTGYTPMQWVLRTRIDAARELLERSDLGVEQIADRVGLGSGANLRLHFRRVLGTSPTAYRHTFAP, encoded by the coding sequence GTGGCGGGGACGGGCGGAGCGCACCGGGTGGCCGTCCTGGTGCTGGACGGCGCGAAACCCCTCGACGTCGGGATCCCCGCCCAGGTCTTCTCGCGGCGGCCGAGCATGCCCTACGAGGTCCGGGTCTGCGGCGCGCGGCCGGGCGCCGTCCGCGGTGGGGACGGGCTGGCCTACCAGGTCGCGGAGGGTCTGGAGGCGCTGCAGGAGGCCGACACCGTGTTCGTCCCCGGCTACCGCGACCCCGCGACGACCCGTCCCGCCCCCGAGGTGGTCGAGGCGTTGCGGGCCGCGCACGCCCGCGGTGCCCGCCTCGCCGCGATCTCCACCGGCGCCTTCGCCCTGGCCGCCACCGGGTTGCTGGACGGCCTGCGCGCGACGACGCACTGGCACTACGCGCGGGCCCTCGCGCAGCGCCACCCCGCGGTCCGGGTCGACGAGAACGTCCTCTTCGTCGACGAGGGCAGCGTCCTCACCTCCGCCGGCGCGGCGTCCGGGCTCGACCTGTGCCTGCACCTGGTCCGGCGCGACCACGGCGTCGGGTTGTCGAACCACACCGCCCGTCGCCTCGTCACCGCGCCCTACCGCAGCGGCGGCCAGGCCCAGTACGTCCCGCGCAGCGTCCCGGAACCGGTCGACGACCTCTACGCCGGCACCCGGGAGTGGGTGCTGCGCCACCTCGGGCAACCGCTGACGCTGGAGGCGCTCGCCCGTCACGCGCGGGTGTCGGCCCGGACGTTCTCGCGCCGGTTCCTGGAGGGCACCGGGTACACCCCGATGCAGTGGGTGCTGCGGACGCGGATCGACGCGGCGCGGGAACTCCTGGAACGCAGCGACCTCGGCGTCGAGCAGATCGCCGACCGTGTCGGGCTGGGCAGCGGCGCGAACCTGCGGCTGCACTTCCGGCGGGTCCTCGGGACCTCCCCGACGGCCTACCGGCACACCTTCGCCCCCTGA
- a CDS encoding stage II sporulation protein M, producing MDVDAFRAVHEHEWTRLRRLVGQRHLNGQEADELVVLYQRTATHLSSLRSAQSEPVLLDELSTVLVRARARLTGSRYTAWRQVVHFTTRGLPAALWRVRWWTSGAAAFTILLAVVSGVWMAGNPAAQASLFGSDENVRQLVNSDFSGYYSEYGHASFAGRVWTNNAVVAATCIALGITGVFVVVALTQNAVNVGLQGGLLIENGRGELFFGLILPHGLLELTAVFVAAGAGMKLFWAWVSPGARTRSQSLATEGRAMMGIALGLVFVLFVSGLIEGFVTPSGLPTWARIGVGALAEVAFLTYVLVLGRPAARAGETGDLEERFAGDTAPVSA from the coding sequence GTGGACGTCGACGCCTTCCGAGCGGTGCACGAGCACGAGTGGACGCGGTTGCGCCGCCTCGTCGGGCAGCGCCATCTCAACGGCCAGGAGGCCGACGAACTCGTCGTGCTCTACCAGCGGACGGCGACCCACCTCTCCTCGTTGCGCTCCGCGCAGTCGGAGCCGGTGCTCCTCGACGAGCTTTCCACCGTGCTGGTCCGGGCGCGGGCGCGGCTCACGGGATCGCGCTACACGGCCTGGCGCCAGGTCGTGCACTTCACGACGCGGGGACTGCCCGCGGCGTTGTGGCGGGTGCGCTGGTGGACGTCCGGGGCGGCCGCGTTCACGATCCTGCTCGCCGTCGTCTCGGGGGTCTGGATGGCCGGGAACCCCGCCGCCCAGGCGAGCCTGTTCGGCTCCGACGAGAACGTCCGCCAGCTGGTGAACTCCGACTTCTCGGGCTACTACTCCGAGTACGGGCACGCGTCCTTCGCCGGGAGGGTCTGGACGAACAACGCCGTCGTCGCCGCGACCTGCATCGCGCTGGGCATCACCGGGGTCTTCGTCGTGGTCGCGTTGACCCAGAACGCCGTGAACGTGGGGCTGCAGGGCGGCCTGCTCATCGAGAACGGCCGCGGTGAGCTGTTCTTCGGGTTGATCCTGCCGCACGGTCTGCTCGAGCTGACCGCGGTGTTCGTGGCCGCCGGCGCGGGGATGAAGTTGTTCTGGGCGTGGGTCTCTCCCGGCGCCCGCACCCGCTCGCAGTCGTTGGCCACCGAGGGCCGGGCGATGATGGGCATCGCCCTCGGCCTGGTGTTCGTCCTGTTCGTGTCGGGACTCATCGAGGGTTTCGTCACCCCCTCGGGCCTGCCGACGTGGGCGCGGATCGGCGTCGGGGCGCTGGCCGAGGTCGCGTTCCTCACCTACGTCCTCGTCCTGGGCCGACCCGCGGCCCGGGCGGGGGAGACCGGCGACCTCGAGGAACGCTTCGCCGGCGACACCGCGCCCGTCAGCGCGTAG
- a CDS encoding ATP-binding protein — MDAETRDLARSIRTFLDDVVHSQQVDADESRPAVGDVVGAFLGVPAQQVPVVREEVPEHQYVDLDIALTLLAERGGEEEVVGIGGGDQRNHQGFSDFLSGVFGRFGTGAVDRVNLPTGPDTTRRVVAFGVRMLHFDGQPVAVLQRSAQRHSGHPAGFEVACPEEGLVPEFIAEVRRLMIEHSVLRGQVLSFSGSPYEHNNSGITFVHRPTVGAGDVVLPDGALERIARHVVGVGAHAEQLARAGQHLKRGILLYGPPGTGKTLTVRHLVARAQGTTVVLLAGQTLGFVTLAAHLARAMQPAIVVLEDCDLVAEDRGHSPGERPLLFELLDAMDGLDGDADVAFLLTTNRADLLERALAQRPGRVDLAVEVPLPDEAARLELFRLYARGLGVSEEVLRDAAARSAGVTASFAKELLRRAVLFGAEAGHDVRDEDVRAALDELLSDAESLTRSLLGSG, encoded by the coding sequence ATGGACGCAGAGACCCGTGACCTGGCCCGGTCGATCCGGACGTTCCTGGACGACGTCGTGCACTCCCAGCAGGTCGACGCGGACGAGTCCCGGCCCGCCGTCGGGGACGTGGTGGGCGCCTTCCTGGGCGTCCCTGCCCAGCAGGTGCCGGTGGTGCGCGAGGAGGTCCCCGAGCACCAGTACGTCGACCTCGACATCGCCCTGACGCTGCTGGCGGAACGCGGCGGCGAGGAGGAGGTCGTCGGCATCGGCGGTGGCGACCAGCGCAACCACCAGGGGTTCTCCGACTTCCTGTCCGGGGTCTTCGGCCGGTTCGGCACCGGCGCCGTGGACCGGGTGAACCTGCCCACCGGCCCGGACACCACCCGGCGCGTCGTCGCGTTCGGGGTGCGGATGCTGCACTTCGACGGGCAGCCCGTCGCGGTGCTGCAGCGCTCGGCGCAACGGCACAGCGGGCACCCGGCGGGGTTCGAGGTCGCCTGCCCGGAGGAGGGCCTCGTCCCGGAGTTCATCGCCGAGGTCCGCCGGCTGATGATCGAGCACAGCGTCCTGCGGGGTCAGGTGCTGTCGTTCTCCGGGTCGCCCTACGAGCACAACAACTCCGGGATCACCTTCGTCCACCGTCCCACCGTGGGGGCCGGTGACGTCGTGCTCCCCGACGGTGCGCTGGAACGCATCGCGCGCCACGTCGTCGGGGTGGGCGCCCACGCCGAGCAGCTGGCACGGGCGGGCCAGCACCTCAAGCGCGGGATCCTGCTCTACGGCCCGCCCGGGACCGGCAAGACGCTCACCGTGCGCCACCTCGTGGCCCGTGCGCAGGGGACGACGGTCGTCCTGCTCGCCGGTCAGACCCTGGGTTTCGTGACGCTGGCCGCGCACCTGGCCCGCGCGATGCAGCCCGCGATCGTCGTGCTCGAGGACTGCGACCTCGTAGCCGAGGACCGCGGCCACTCCCCCGGCGAGCGGCCGCTGCTCTTCGAGCTGCTGGACGCGATGGACGGCCTCGACGGCGACGCCGACGTCGCGTTCCTGCTCACGACGAACCGGGCGGACCTGCTGGAACGGGCGCTGGCGCAACGCCCGGGCCGGGTCGACCTGGCCGTGGAGGTCCCGCTGCCGGATGAGGCCGCCCGCCTGGAGCTGTTCCGCCTCTACGCCCGCGGGCTCGGGGTGTCGGAGGAGGTCCTGCGCGACGCCGCCGCCCGGAGCGCCGGGGTCACGGCGAGCTTCGCGAAGGAACTGCTGCGCCGCGCGGTCCTGTTCGGGGCCGAGGCCGGTCACGACGTCCGCGACGAGGACGTGCGGGCGGCGCTGGACGAACTGCTCTCCGACGCGGAGTCGCTCACCCGCAGCCTGCTGGGCAGCGGCTGA